From the Motacilla alba alba isolate MOTALB_02 chromosome Z, Motacilla_alba_V1.0_pri, whole genome shotgun sequence genome, one window contains:
- the LOC119696186 gene encoding C-C motif chemokine 19-like translates to MQQLQLLCFSLLLLGHTLDVHSSNNVLDCCLRTSEAPIPWWIVQDYRLQLVQDGCDIPAAVFITTKGKRLCAPLHSPWVIRLQERLDASPAKRGKPQGK, encoded by the exons atgcagcagctgcagcttctctgcttcAGTCTCCTGTTGCTGGGACATACCCTGGATG TGCACAGCAGCAACAATGTCCTCGACTGCTGCCTGAGGACGAGCGAGGCACCCATCCCGTGGTGGATCGTGCAGGATTACCGGCTCCAGCTGGTGCAGGATGGCTGTGACATCCCTGCTGCCGT ATTCATCACCACAAAAGGCAAGCGCCTCTGTGCCCCCCTCCATTCCCCATGGGTGATTCGTCTCCAAGAGAGGCTGgatgccagccctgccaagagG